A genomic window from bacterium includes:
- the tyrA gene encoding bifunctional chorismate mutase/prephenate dehydrogenase, whose product MENNGKSDRELDLLRDEIDRADRELIDLLARRREVVTRIAALKTARGLPVYAPDREEVMLRARRREAAERGVHPELIEDILRRIMRDSYRAEGEHGYRRAAPEAWPVVLVGGAGGMGRLFARHFTASGHPVRILDRDDWSRADELLDGAGLVLVGVPIAVTLDVLDDLRGRLPAGAVLADITSVKVAPLARMLEIHDGPVVGLHPMFGHSAPSLAKQVFAHCPGRDAAACSWLLDQLRIWGAFPVTVEPAVHDRLMGAIQAQRHFATFVYGLHLMEEQTDLDEVLALSSPIYRLELGMIGRLFAQAPDLYADIIFGSEVGRDLARRYHRLFARMLDIYESGDRAAFLADFARVKDWLGPLADVFLAESDALLDQARDRLDIRAAGATRRRGDP is encoded by the coding sequence GTGGAGAACAACGGCAAGTCCGACCGGGAACTCGACCTGCTGCGCGACGAGATCGACCGCGCCGATCGAGAGCTGATCGACCTGCTCGCCCGGCGCCGCGAGGTGGTGACCCGCATCGCGGCTCTCAAGACGGCACGGGGCTTGCCCGTCTACGCGCCCGACCGCGAGGAGGTCATGCTGCGCGCGCGCCGGCGGGAGGCCGCCGAGCGCGGTGTCCATCCGGAACTGATCGAGGATATCCTGCGCCGCATCATGCGCGACTCGTACCGCGCGGAGGGAGAGCACGGCTATCGCCGCGCCGCACCCGAAGCCTGGCCCGTCGTGCTGGTCGGGGGCGCGGGCGGGATGGGACGTCTCTTCGCCCGTCATTTCACGGCCTCCGGCCACCCGGTGCGCATCCTGGACCGAGACGACTGGAGCCGCGCCGACGAGCTGCTCGACGGCGCGGGGCTGGTGCTGGTCGGCGTTCCCATCGCCGTCACCCTCGACGTGCTCGACGACCTGCGCGGGCGCCTGCCCGCCGGGGCGGTGCTGGCCGACATCACCAGCGTCAAGGTCGCGCCCCTGGCGCGCATGCTCGAGATCCACGACGGACCGGTCGTGGGACTGCATCCCATGTTCGGCCACTCGGCGCCCTCGCTGGCCAAGCAGGTCTTCGCCCACTGCCCGGGCCGCGACGCCGCCGCCTGCAGCTGGCTGCTGGACCAGCTGCGCATCTGGGGCGCGTTTCCGGTCACCGTCGAGCCGGCGGTCCACGATCGCCTCATGGGCGCGATCCAGGCCCAGCGCCACTTCGCCACCTTCGTCTACGGCCTGCACCTGATGGAGGAACAGACCGATCTGGACGAGGTGCTCGCGCTCAGCTCGCCCATCTACCGCCTGGAACTGGGCATGATCGGCCGCCTCTTCGCCCAGGCACCGGACCTCTACGCTGACATCATCTTCGGGTCGGAGGTGGGACGGGACCTGGCGCGCCGTTATCACCGCCTGTTCGCCAGGATGCTGGACATCTACGAGAGCGGCGACCGCGCCGCCTTCCTGGCCGACTTCGCGCGGGTCAAGGACTGGCTCGGCCCGCTGGCGGACGTCTTCCTGGCCGAGAGCGATGCCCTGCTGGACCAGGCGCGCGACCGGCTCGACATCCGCGCCGCCGGCGCAACCCGCCGGCGCGGCGATCCGTAG
- a CDS encoding GNAT family N-acetyltransferase — protein MTELELEARTIVLRRMRPEDAEALYAYRSLPEVSRYQDWLPASVDEAHELAGAQAGLEPGTPGTWFQFIICRREDGEMVGDCGIRFADQQHRSPELGIALHPDHRRRGYATAAIQLVIDYLFAELGAHRVAARTDPRNLPAIAVMNRLGLRQEGHFRKSHWQRGEWVDDVSFAMLREEWARERRSRSPRRE, from the coding sequence ATGACCGAACTGGAGCTCGAGGCGAGAACGATCGTCCTGCGGCGCATGCGCCCCGAGGACGCCGAGGCGCTCTACGCGTACCGCTCGCTGCCCGAAGTCTCCCGCTACCAGGACTGGTTGCCCGCCTCCGTCGACGAGGCGCACGAACTCGCCGGGGCGCAGGCCGGGCTGGAGCCGGGCACCCCCGGGACCTGGTTCCAGTTCATCATCTGCCGACGCGAGGACGGCGAGATGGTGGGCGATTGCGGCATCCGCTTCGCCGACCAGCAGCACCGCAGCCCGGAGCTGGGCATCGCGCTGCACCCGGATCATCGCCGACGCGGCTACGCCACCGCCGCCATCCAGCTCGTGATCGATTACCTCTTCGCAGAGCTGGGCGCGCATCGTGTGGCAGCCCGTACCGATCCGCGCAACCTGCCCGCCATCGCCGTGATGAACCGTCTCGGCCTGCGTCAGGAGGGTCATTTCCGCAAGAGCCACTGGCAACGGGGCGAGTGGGTGGACGACGTGTCCTTCGCCATGCTCAGGGAGGAATGGGCAAGGGAACGCCGGAGCCGCTCTCCCCGGCGGGAATGA